From the genome of Ananas comosus cultivar F153 linkage group 18, ASM154086v1, whole genome shotgun sequence, one region includes:
- the LOC109724520 gene encoding suppressor protein SRP40-like, with product MEGGKDGDSSSSSSSAVGGGVVDRKEAAAMGSTTTTSSKSSSSSSGYFTSVFSPSSMVGGSDTTHSDLYWTKNSMKTDGQTENAENIIKDGKPQENPSKNPTPQNKDGKPIYPTEPIESPYFGSSVHYGGRDFFACSAPSSTSVTAKTRKNNEDDGSDNSNFATRGDWWQGSLYY from the exons ATGGAAGGGGGTAAAGATGGTGATTCTTCGTCATCGTCGTCATCGGCGGTTGGTGGCGGGGTCGTCGATCgcaaggaggcggcggcgatgggttctactactactacttccTCAAAGTCGTCTTCTTCGTCCTCCGGGTACTTCACCAGTGTCTTCTCCCCGTCATCAATG GTCGGGGGAAGCGATACTACGCATTCGGACTTGTACTGGACGAAGAACAGCATGAAAACTGACGGTCAAACTGAGAATGCAGAGAACATTATCAAAG ATGGCAAACCTCAGGAGAACCCAAGCAAAAACCCGACCCCACAGAACAAAGATGGGAAACCAATCTATCCGACTGAGCCAATCGAGTCACCATATTTTGGCTCATCAGTGCATTATGGTGGCAGGGATTTTTTTGCCTGCTCTGCACCTAGTAGCACTTCTGTAACCGCGAAAACT CGTAAAAACAATGAAGATGATGGTTCCGACAACTCAAACTTTGCTACAAGAGGTGATTGGTGGCAAG GTTCGCTTTACTACTGA
- the LOC109724022 gene encoding uncharacterized protein LOC109724022, producing MLNCKMLPEMQVDKAAHEDGSVMADNGQAKRNSLRHQLRKEKVLTPTKSMNMKYEDKFAVVKSRKITEEEVSVKYAAKRISVPSMPLRSSKPWPGRKATDIDELVKHGVNVPSYLRRKETEDGIQERALSFGVMDWGLLERWTYHKKHVTNGSNRVTPCSGSECNAPPKGKQSMIKTALQHSSATSGQTYFLHKYSENATFSRDPRPSSSNVFAVNDKHLDSDYELGADGFRFHNVPLSLDSCTSSSDKMTGAKDDRTERATRDGEWREMDSFPHWNNVKDHLQQRLVSSVACNDGTELEKIQDSFSEKLLGNIQRSYQCSHVPKSCPLPCTVLAEEPDAVSTLLSEGTSRNTEEQDNDGKRNLVVASALDKLGQCDVKSTAAVEKKSPNHLAVGGQNQMSRSSSFKDHSSLQQFESVTRADKCAGDRAASNSRGRRSPLRRMLDPLLKPKDHIYFSPPADSAKNQHFLKSSNSNHPLNVTSNAPNNSELHLQRKKEAASTRQALLQLAWKNGMPLFMFSSGGCDILAATVRKKSLSDKDGVECVYTIFTVEECKRRSAAWVRSGNKSKKQQLISTIVGEIQVSCTQSMCYDLKTCHAMKQFVLVGLQLTPTSDGPADSRFNTELAAIVSTVSQLPETSNADSMPKSSATNLCSWCRLRSLQTEQSSSVLVVLPSGIHGLPISGEPSPLIERWKSGGACDCGGWDEGCMLTVLTDSSQECRSSGSAAICRNADGTKQFELFTQDRYRKEGHAFNMVSFKEGLYTVEFKASISLHQAFAISISMLHGRNHTKQIEVQCVQERVFACHE from the exons ATGCTAAATTGCAAAATGCTGCCTGAAATGCAAGTAGACAAAGCAGCGCATGAAGACGGTTCAGTAATGGCTGACAATGGGCAGGCCAAAAGGAATTCTCTACGGCATCAGTTGAGAAAGGAAAAGGTCTTAACTCCTACTAAAAGCATGAACATGAAATATGAAGACAAATTCGCAGTAGTAAAATCGAGAAAGATCACTGAAGAAGAAGTTTCAGTAAAGTATGCTGCAAAAAGGATCTCAGTCCCGTCTATGCCCTTGAGAAGTTCAAAACCATGGCCTGGGAGGAAGGCGACTGATATTGATGAGTTAGTCAAACATGGAGTAAACGTTCCATCATATCTCCGGAGAAAGGAGACGGAGGACGGCATTCAAGAGAGAGCATTGAGTTTTGGAGTTATGGACTGGGGCCTTCTCGAGAGATGGACGTACCACAAGAAACATGTGACAAATGGCAGTAATAGGGTTACTCCATGTAGCGGTAGCGAGTGCAATGCGCCCCCTAAGGGAAAGCAATCAATGATCAAGACTGCCCTTCAACATTCTTCTGCTACAAGTGGGCAAACTTATTTCTTGCATAAATACTCAGAAAATGCCACATTTTCTCGGGATCCACGGCCTTCATCGTCAAATGTTTTTGCTGTAAATGACAAGCATCTTGATTCAGATTATGAATTAGGTGCTGATGGTTTTAGGTTTCACAATGTGCCTCTATCTTTAGATTCTTGCACTTCATCGTCTGATAAGATGACGGGTGCTAAAGATGATAGAACTGAGAGAGCGACAAGAGATGGAGAGTGGCGAGAGATGGATAGCTTCCCCCACTGGAACAATGTAAAGGATCATCTTCAACAGAGGCTTGTGAGCTCTGTGGCTTGTAATGATGGGACGGAATTAGAAAAAATTCAAGACAGTTTCTCCGAAAAACTTTTAGGAAATATCCAAAGGAGCTATCAATGTTCTCACGTTCCAAAATCCTGTCCACTCCCTTGTACTGTTTTGGCGGAAGAACCTGATGCAGTTAGCACTCTTCTGAGTGAGGGCACTTCAAGAAACACTGAAGAACAAGATAACGATGGAAAGAGAAACCTAGTTGTTGCTAGTGCACTTGATAAATTAGGTCAGTGTGATGTAAAATCGACAGCTGCTGTCGAAAAGAAATCACCAAATCATCTTGCAGTTGGTGGACAAAATCAAATGAGCCGCAGTTCTAGTTTTAAGGACCATTCATCTCTTCAAcagtttgagtcggttactCGTGCAGATAAATGTGCCGGAGATAGAGCAGCTTCAAACAGCAGGGGGAGGCGTAGCCCCCTGAGAAGGATGCTAGATCCATTACTGAAGCCTAAAGACCATATCTATTTTTCCCCTCCAGCCGATTCTGCaaaaaatcagcattttctTAAGTCAAGCAACTCCAATCATCCTCTGAATGTAACCAGCAATGCTCCTAACAACAGTGAGTTACACCTTCAGCGCAAGAAAGAAGCTGCATCAACAAGGCAAGCACTTCTGCAGCTGGCTTGGAAGAATGGTATGCCTTTGTTTATGTTCTCATCTGGCGGCTGTGATATTCTTGCCGCTACTGTGAGAAAGAAAAGCTTATCTGACAAGGATGGTGTTGAATGTGTATATACAATATTTACTGTTGAAGAATGCAAAAGGAGAAGTGCTGCATGGGTTAGATCAGGAAACAAAAGTAAGAAGCAACAGTTGATCTCCACCATTGTTGGTGAGATACAGGTTTCGTGCACCCAGTCAATGTGCTATGACTTGAAAACTTGTCATGCTATGAAGCAGTTTGTTTTGGTTGGTCTTCAACTAACACCCACATCTGATGGGCCTGCTGATTCCCGATTTAATACAGAACTTGCAGCCATTGTTAGCACGGTTTCACAATTGCCAGAAACTTCTAATGCAGATTCAATGCCGAAAAGTTCAGCTACAAATTTATGCTCTTGGTGCCGGCTAAGAAGCTTGCAAACTGAGCAGAGCAGCAGTGTCTTAGTAGTACTTCCAAGTGGCATCCATGGCTTGCCAATTTCTGGAGAACCATCACCTTTGATCGAGAGATGGAAATCAGGGGGAGCATGCGATTGTGGCGGTTGGGATGAGGGTTGCATGCTAACTGTACTTACTGATAGCTCTCAGGAGTGCAGGAGCTCTGGTTCTGCCGCAATTTGTCGTAATGCGGATGGCACTAAGCAATTCGAGTTGTTCACTCAG GATAGATATCGAAAAGAGGGTCATGCTTTCAACATGGTTTCTTTTAAGGAAGGACTGTATACCGTTGAGTTTAAGGCATCCATCTCTCTTCATCAGGCTTTTGCCATTTCTATATCAATGCTTCACGGCAGGAACCATACCAAACAAATAGAAGTTCAATGCGTACAGGAGCGTGTGTTTGCATGCCATGAATAG